A portion of the uncultured Draconibacterium sp. genome contains these proteins:
- a CDS encoding TonB-dependent receptor encodes MKYLFIILLGLLAFTTATYAEGNDSADQVSMAQQDNITVKGKIVDESGEPLPGATIQELGTTNGTITDIDGNFSLSVPADATLTISFIGYKSIEVAVDGKTDLGNIALAADMIGLDQVVVVGYGTQRKVDLTGAVAVVDADEMKKVSNSNISTMLQGKVSGVQITSDGQPGADPTVRIRGIGSFGSTAPLYVVDGVPMGTTIRDFSPNDIETLQVLKDASAAAIYGSRAANGVVIITTKQGKKNQPMKIDYKGYLGIDKVEEGVYNVMDAYQYGEYINMAFGNNDLDAPAGYDPTSSKYVDPAEVNTDWFEEAFKTGIRQNHNVNISGGGENNTYNIALDYYKQEGTMEGAGPNFERYTARVNNTMDVKFVKIKTNLVYSHSDQDNMSLSNANEYVQGLYGAQYPVMASALLTPPSIKAYDESTWVLDDKISSASEYTYDSYGYGTYYDDVHGDLRVTNLLLTNNLLERNTIVDRVVASGSANVDLIDMVGEVNENHKLNYNLNLSYSKTTAKDFTFVPAFIQSTTNYLSKSNEKLTQGYRSFSDALIENTLTYDGTFGRHHVNMLAGQTFQRELFHTLTGTGVNMPEPYFLQVGNAEETSGYTRETEHVLASYIGRINYNYDDKYLLSATVRRDGSSRLSSDDRWDWFPSVSAGWRIERENFFPVDESTINLLKVRGSYGELGNENIGEYQYMDIMARGDYTYSFDNDKVTGSAISNYVNTAIRWEKKKTIDFGLDLAMFNNKMEFTFDWYKSTSEDLLYSVAVPANAGATNGTVTMNAATMENSGLEFLAAYHNHQHAVKFDISANLSTLNNEVTKLGVSGEPRTDGNSRTEVGREVGSFYGYVYEGIFQSQEEIDTRVNSEGGYINQPGAQPGDVAYADLNNDGEITNEDQTYLGSGLPDINFGFNARAEWNGFDLSISTHGAAGFKAVDFVGVTLSSSYGMLNKTTDALNAWTPENTNTDVPRVAYKSTGSITNDMFSQRFIQDASYLKIANIELGYNFPDQWFGGYIHNVRMYVSAQNIATITKYEGYNVDFAGGTFTPGYNYASYPTPQTVMFGLHLSF; translated from the coding sequence ATGAAATATTTATTTATAATCCTGTTGGGACTGCTGGCATTTACCACAGCAACATACGCAGAAGGCAATGACAGTGCGGACCAGGTGTCAATGGCTCAACAAGACAACATAACAGTTAAAGGTAAAATTGTTGACGAAAGCGGAGAACCGCTTCCGGGAGCAACCATACAAGAACTAGGAACAACAAACGGAACAATTACTGATATTGATGGTAACTTCTCGTTGTCTGTTCCTGCTGACGCGACGCTTACAATTTCGTTTATCGGGTACAAAAGTATTGAAGTAGCCGTTGACGGAAAAACAGATCTTGGCAACATTGCATTGGCTGCCGATATGATTGGACTTGACCAGGTAGTGGTAGTAGGTTACGGTACACAACGTAAAGTCGACCTTACCGGTGCGGTTGCAGTTGTTGACGCCGACGAGATGAAAAAAGTATCGAACTCAAACATCTCTACAATGCTTCAGGGTAAAGTTTCAGGTGTTCAAATTACTTCTGACGGACAACCTGGTGCCGATCCAACGGTACGTATTCGTGGTATTGGTTCGTTTGGTAGCACCGCACCACTTTACGTTGTTGATGGAGTACCAATGGGAACAACAATTCGCGACTTCTCGCCAAACGATATCGAAACGCTTCAGGTTCTGAAAGACGCATCAGCTGCCGCAATTTACGGTTCGCGTGCTGCAAACGGTGTGGTAATTATCACCACAAAACAGGGTAAGAAGAATCAGCCAATGAAAATTGACTACAAAGGATATTTGGGTATCGACAAGGTTGAAGAAGGCGTATACAACGTTATGGATGCCTACCAGTATGGAGAATATATAAACATGGCGTTTGGCAACAACGACCTGGATGCTCCTGCCGGGTATGATCCAACAAGCAGCAAGTATGTTGATCCTGCGGAAGTTAACACCGACTGGTTTGAAGAAGCCTTTAAAACCGGTATTCGTCAAAACCACAACGTAAATATCTCTGGCGGAGGCGAAAACAATACCTACAACATTGCGCTCGACTACTACAAACAGGAAGGAACCATGGAAGGTGCAGGTCCTAACTTCGAACGTTACACCGCACGTGTTAATAACACTATGGATGTTAAGTTTGTTAAAATCAAAACAAACCTGGTATACAGCCACAGCGATCAGGATAATATGTCGCTAAGTAATGCCAATGAGTATGTTCAGGGTTTATACGGAGCACAATATCCGGTAATGGCATCGGCATTGCTTACTCCTCCGAGTATTAAAGCCTACGATGAATCAACCTGGGTGCTCGACGACAAAATTTCTTCAGCATCAGAATATACTTACGACTCATACGGTTATGGTACTTATTACGACGATGTGCATGGCGACCTACGTGTAACCAACCTTTTACTTACCAATAACCTTTTGGAAAGAAACACTATAGTTGACCGCGTTGTAGCTTCAGGTTCAGCAAATGTCGACCTTATTGATATGGTTGGAGAGGTAAATGAAAACCACAAGTTGAATTACAACCTTAACTTGTCGTACAGCAAAACCACTGCAAAGGACTTTACTTTTGTTCCTGCATTTATTCAGAGTACAACCAACTACTTGTCGAAAAGCAACGAAAAACTGACACAAGGCTACCGTAGCTTTAGCGATGCATTGATTGAAAACACTTTAACTTACGATGGTACATTTGGTCGTCATCATGTAAATATGCTTGCCGGTCAAACTTTCCAGCGCGAGCTTTTCCACACACTTACAGGTACAGGTGTTAACATGCCAGAGCCTTACTTCCTGCAGGTAGGTAACGCCGAAGAAACATCGGGTTACACACGCGAAACTGAACATGTGCTGGCTTCGTACATTGGTCGTATCAACTACAATTACGACGATAAATACCTGCTTTCGGCAACGGTACGTCGCGATGGTTCAAGCCGTCTTTCTTCTGACGATCGTTGGGACTGGTTCCCATCTGTATCAGCAGGTTGGCGTATTGAACGCGAAAACTTCTTCCCGGTTGACGAATCAACCATTAACCTGTTGAAGGTGCGTGGTAGTTATGGTGAATTGGGTAACGAGAACATTGGAGAATATCAGTATATGGATATTATGGCAAGAGGCGATTATACTTACAGTTTCGACAACGACAAAGTAACCGGCTCGGCCATTTCAAACTATGTAAATACTGCCATCCGTTGGGAGAAAAAGAAAACTATTGACTTTGGTCTCGACCTTGCCATGTTCAATAATAAAATGGAATTTACTTTCGACTGGTATAAGTCAACTTCAGAAGATCTGTTATATAGTGTAGCTGTACCTGCCAATGCAGGAGCTACAAACGGAACGGTAACAATGAATGCTGCAACCATGGAAAACTCAGGTTTAGAGTTCCTGGCTGCCTATCACAATCATCAACATGCTGTTAAGTTCGATATCTCTGCCAACTTATCAACTCTTAATAACGAGGTAACTAAACTGGGTGTTTCGGGCGAACCACGTACCGATGGCAACAGCAGAACAGAAGTTGGACGCGAAGTTGGTTCGTTCTATGGTTACGTTTACGAGGGCATTTTCCAGTCGCAGGAAGAAATTGATACCCGTGTAAATTCAGAAGGCGGATACATTAACCAACCCGGTGCACAACCTGGTGATGTTGCATACGCCGATCTTAACAACGATGGCGAAATTACCAACGAAGACCAAACTTACCTGGGCAGTGGTTTACCTGACATAAACTTTGGGTTTAATGCACGTGCCGAATGGAATGGTTTTGATTTGAGTATTTCAACACATGGTGCAGCAGGATTTAAAGCAGTAGACTTTGTTGGTGTTACTTTAAGCAGCTCGTATGGCATGCTTAATAAAACAACCGACGCGCTGAATGCATGGACACCGGAAAATACAAATACCGACGTACCACGTGTAGCCTACAAATCAACAGGTTCTATTACAAACGATATGTTCAGCCAGCGATTCATTCAAGATGCATCGTACCTGAAAATTGCAAATATCGAATTAGGATATAATTTCCCTGATCAATGGTTTGGTGGCTATATTCACAATGTGCGTATGTATGTTTCGGCACAGAATATTGCAACAATCACGAAATACGAAGGTTACAACGTAGATTTTGCCGGCGGTACATTTACTCCGGGTTACAACTACGCATCGTATCCAACACCACAAACAGTAATGTTTGGACTACACTTGTCATTCTAA